From Onychostoma macrolepis isolate SWU-2019 chromosome 05, ASM1243209v1, whole genome shotgun sequence, one genomic window encodes:
- the chrne gene encoding acetylcholine receptor subunit epsilon: MAMADLFGRTCIVAFALMATVLQVSANEETQLIADKFKNYNKNIRPARNPDEKVKVQVKLTLTNLISLNEKEETLTTNVWIEIQWHDYRLTWNTSEYHGIDLIRVPYNTVWLPDIVLENNIDGKFDVAYYANVLIWSDGSMYWLPPAIYRSTCAIEITYFPFDWQNCTLVFRSQTYSANEIDMVLAEDADTGKPIEWVDIDPEAFTENGEWAIKHRPARKLTNSRYSPDDLEYQEVYYNLIIQRKPLFYIINIILPCSLISSLVVLAFFLPAKAGGQKLTVSISVLLAQTVFLFLIAQKIPETSLSVPLIGKYLIFVMCMTTLIVTNCIIVLNFSLRSPSTHNMSHTIRHIFLEVVPRFLGMASFLDEEEPGSGTYEMRERRRSSFGLMQRAEEYVLKQPRSEMMFDKQRERHGLMRSIVDEIDVSSTANLYKSLAKTAPEIKECVDACNFIAESTKQQNDIGSEMESWVLIGKMIDKVCFWAAILLFSVGTVAIFLMGHFNQAPEYPFPWENKKYTPE; encoded by the exons CGTTTGCGCTCATGGCCACTGTATTACAAG TCAGTGCAAATGAGGAGACCCAGTTAATCGCTGATAAGTTTAAGaactacaataaaaatattcgACCAGCAAGAAACCCTGATGAAAAAGTCAAGGTTCAGGTCAAGTTAACTCTCACCAACCTCATCTCCTTG AATGAAAAAGAGGAGACTTTAACTACAAATGTTTGGATTGAGATT CAATGGCATGATTACCGTCTTACATGGAATACATCTGAATATCACGGCATTGATCTGATCCGTGTGCCATACAACACTGTGTGGTTACCTGATATAGTTTTGGAAAACAA CATTGATGGCAAGTTTGATGTGGCATATTAcgctaatgtgctgatttggagTGATGGCTCCATGTACTGGCTTCCCCCTGCCATCTACCGCAGTACCTGTGCTATTGAGATCACCTACTTCCCTTTCGACTGGCAAAACTGCACACTAGTCTTCAG GTCTCAGACATACAGTGCAAATGAAATTGATATGGTATTGGCAGAAGATGCAGATACAGGAAAGCCTATTGAGTGGGTGGACATTGACCCTGAGGCCTTCACAG AGAACGGGGAGTGGGCGATCAAGCATCGGCCTGCTCGTAAGCTGACAAACTCACGCTACTCTCCTGATGATCTGGAGTACCAAGAGGTGTATTACAACCTCATCATCCAGAGGAAACCACTCTTCTACATAATCAACATCATCCTTCCCTGCTCTCTCATCTCCTCTCTGGTCGTTCTGGCCTTTTTTCTACCTGCAAAAG CTGGAGGGCAGAAGTTGACTGTGTCCATTTCTGTACTGTTGGCTCAGACTGTGTTTCTCTTCCTGATTGCTCAGAAGATTCCAGAAACATCACTTTCTGTGCCTCTAATTGGCAA GTATTTAATCTTCGTCATGTGTATGACCACACTGATCGTGACCAACTGCATCATTGTCCTCAACTTCTCCCTCCGTAGTCCTAGTACACACAACATGTCACACACCATCAGACAT ATTTTCCTTGAGGTGGTCCCTCGTTTCCTTGGCATGGCCTCATTTCTGGATGAGGAGGAGCCGGGAAGTGGGACATATGAAATGAGGGAGAGGCGGCGCAGTTCGTTTGGGCTGATGCAGAGGGCTGAAGAATATGTTTTGAAACAGCCACGCAGTGAGATGATGTTTgataaacagagagagagacatggaCTCATGCGCTCAATTG TGGATGAAATTGATGTGAGCAGTACGGCAAACCTCTACAAGAGTCTGGCAAAGACAGCACCAGAAATAAAAGAGTGTGTGGATGCCTGTAACTTCATTGCTGAATCCACTAAGCAGCAAAATGACATTGGATCT gagaTGGAGAGTTGGGTGCTGATTGGTAAGATGATTGACAAGGTTTGTTTCTGGGCAGCCATCTTGCTATTCTCTGTTGGCACAGTGGCCATCTTCCTTATGGGTCACTTCAACCAGGCACCTGAGTACCCATTTCCTTGGGAGAACAAAAAGTACACACCTGAGTAG